In Ilumatobacter fluminis, the following proteins share a genomic window:
- a CDS encoding phosphoadenylyl-sulfate reductase, giving the protein MQTLTPVTLRSRPSLDEHELALVNARLETASPSEIVAWAHDRFGARLAMTASFADTTLIDIATSVAPDVEVIFLDTGFHFAETLNAVRRAMERYALNLTVLRPPADAADVWEHGSDACCAARKVDLLDQHLTGRVDAWLSGVRRADSPERADAAIVSIDRRGLVKVNPMANMTDDEYERYIAERDVIVNTLQYDGYASIGCWPCTEPSTDGRAGRWGGTKTECGLHL; this is encoded by the coding sequence ATGCAGACCCTCACCCCCGTCACCCTCCGATCCCGCCCGTCGCTCGACGAACACGAACTCGCGCTCGTCAACGCCCGCCTCGAGACGGCGTCGCCGAGCGAGATCGTCGCCTGGGCACACGACCGCTTCGGCGCCCGCCTCGCGATGACGGCCTCCTTCGCCGACACCACCCTGATCGACATCGCGACGTCGGTCGCCCCCGACGTCGAGGTGATCTTCCTCGACACGGGATTCCACTTCGCCGAGACCCTGAACGCCGTCCGGCGGGCGATGGAACGCTATGCGCTGAACCTGACCGTGCTGCGGCCGCCGGCGGACGCTGCCGACGTCTGGGAACACGGCTCCGACGCCTGCTGCGCAGCGCGCAAGGTCGACCTGCTCGACCAGCACCTGACCGGTCGTGTCGACGCCTGGCTCAGTGGTGTCCGTCGTGCCGACAGCCCCGAGCGCGCCGACGCAGCGATCGTGTCCATCGATCGCCGCGGCCTCGTCAAGGTCAACCCGATGGCCAACATGACCGACGACGAGTACGAGCGCTACATCGCCGAGCGCGACGTCATCGTCAACACGCTCCAGTACGACGGCTACGCGTCGATCGGCTGCTGGCCGTGCACCGAGCCGTCCACCGACGGTCGTGCGGGTCGCTGGGGTGGCACCAAGACCGAATGCGGGCTCCACCTGTGA
- a CDS encoding precorrin-2 dehydrogenase/sirohydrochlorin ferrochelatase family protein, with product MRAPPVSGVFEAPYPVVLDLVGKRALVVGAGPVAARKVAGLLRAGAHVTVVAPDAVSEIAEDPDVRWHERPYRRGEVASYAIAITATSDPAVNRQVARDGNAANVWVNSADDPANCAFILPSVVQRGQLQVSVSTNGRSPAMAQWARRRLEQLFTDAHGAALDVLAEVRAEVQQARGTSEVDGWTDALDDHFFDLVAAGELDAARDQLRRALGVDGEHDPTHQEVPS from the coding sequence ATGCGGGCTCCACCTGTGAGCGGCGTCTTCGAGGCGCCGTACCCGGTCGTCCTCGATCTGGTCGGCAAGCGGGCGCTCGTCGTCGGAGCCGGACCCGTCGCGGCGCGCAAGGTCGCCGGCCTGCTGCGTGCCGGGGCGCACGTCACCGTCGTCGCCCCCGACGCCGTCTCGGAGATCGCCGAGGATCCCGACGTTCGCTGGCACGAGCGGCCGTACCGCCGCGGCGAGGTCGCCTCGTACGCGATCGCGATCACGGCGACCAGCGACCCCGCCGTCAACCGGCAGGTCGCCCGCGACGGCAACGCCGCCAACGTGTGGGTGAACTCGGCCGACGACCCGGCCAACTGCGCCTTCATCCTGCCGTCGGTGGTCCAGCGCGGTCAGCTCCAGGTCTCGGTGTCGACGAACGGTCGGAGCCCGGCGATGGCCCAATGGGCGCGCCGCCGGCTCGAGCAGCTCTTCACCGACGCACACGGGGCGGCGCTCGACGTCCTCGCCGAGGTGCGGGCCGAAGTGCAGCAGGCACGGGGCACGTCCGAGGTCGACGGCTGGACCGACGCACTCGACGACCACTTCTTCGATCTCGTCGCCGCCGGCGAACTCGACGCCGCGCGCGACCAGCTCCGCCGGGCGCTCGGCGTCGACGGTGAGCACGACCCAACGCACCAGGAGGTGCCGTCATGA
- the cobA gene encoding uroporphyrinogen-III C-methyltransferase has translation MTVHLVGAGPGDPDLLTLRAASLLARAEVIVHDRLVDPRLLASASSWAELVDVGKTPGSRRNSQDEINDILVDRGRRYETVVRLKGGDPFVFGRGGEEAEALRAAGIDVEVVPGISSSVAGPAAAGIPVTMRGVASGVSIVTAHQDPNNDRQLDWTALANAGTTLVILMGAARARSIAERLVAGGMRPDMPVAVVTNATCPDQCIDRLTLDRLGSEPVANPSVIVVGEVAARDVLRDVPVLASLVEGATS, from the coding sequence ATGACCGTCCATCTCGTGGGCGCCGGACCGGGCGATCCCGATCTGCTCACCCTGCGTGCGGCATCGCTGCTCGCCCGAGCCGAGGTCATCGTCCACGACCGGCTCGTCGACCCGCGCCTGCTGGCGTCGGCGTCGTCGTGGGCCGAACTGGTCGACGTCGGCAAGACCCCGGGTTCGCGCCGCAACAGCCAGGACGAGATCAACGACATCCTCGTCGACCGTGGACGTCGCTACGAGACCGTCGTCCGGCTCAAGGGCGGCGACCCGTTCGTGTTCGGACGAGGCGGCGAAGAAGCCGAAGCATTGCGTGCCGCCGGCATCGACGTCGAAGTCGTCCCCGGGATCTCGTCGTCGGTCGCCGGTCCGGCGGCGGCCGGGATCCCGGTCACCATGCGCGGTGTCGCCAGCGGCGTCAGCATCGTGACCGCCCACCAGGACCCGAACAACGACCGCCAGCTCGACTGGACGGCGCTCGCCAACGCCGGTACGACCCTCGTCATCCTGATGGGCGCCGCTCGTGCCCGGTCGATCGCCGAGCGGCTCGTGGCCGGCGGCATGCGGCCCGACATGCCCGTCGCCGTCGTCACGAACGCCACGTGCCCCGACCAGTGCATCGACCGCCTGACCCTCGACCGGCTCGGCAGCGAGCCCGTCGCCAACCCGTCCGTGATCGTCGTCGGAGAGGTCGCCGCCCGCGACGTGCTCCGCGACGTGCCCGTCCTCGCCTCGCTCGTCGAAGGAGCAACCTCATGA